The DNA sequence CTCCCCAATGACTGCCCACCGGTCACATGGGACCCCAATCGAGGTACCTTCAGGCTAACAGCAGGCTGACTCTCCTCTCTTGAGTCCAGCGATCAGTGGATGGAGCTTTCCATCATGGACAGGGAGGTAAAAGGGAAGAAAGAGAGGGAGCCGCCGGTCCTGTCCAGAACTGTACAGGTGCCTGGGGGGCATGTCTGTGGCCATTTTCGTGCATCAGAACAGCCGGGCAGTAATTATCATCCTGCCCATCAGCCATGACTCCTCCCCACTGCCCTCTCCTGTGTATAGGAAAGAAGCATAAGTAGCTGAGGAGGCTCAGCCGCAAGCTgctctgcactgtgtatgtgtgaGGCAGCCGGAATCTCTCACCCCcggctgcctgtcacatttacacagccaTGCTTGTGGTGTGTGGGACACCAGACACCCCGCACAAGCAATAGGGTGGGCAAGCCACTCAAGCCAAGTGCTGGTACTTTTTCCAGCACCTGGCTCCACCCAGGGACAAAGCCTTCATTTGCCGGGATTTTCATCAAGTCCAGGGACAGTCTCAGAGAagccgggacagttgggaggtatgctacaggTTTAGTGTCACAGCCTGTTTTGAGAaggccatttctcataacccccccaAAAGAGAGATAAACAAGCTAACGTAATATTATAGTATTTGTGAGTTGATTCATTATTGGACCGCATCCAAGTATCTGAAAGGTTAAGCCAACCTGTTATCAAACAAATAATCAGTAATAAAGATGAACCCATTATTACAATGTGATTCTGGGGAGGGTGGAAGTGAGGTTTACCTGTTGAATTGCTCTGAATGGCCAAGGAACAGGTTCCCCTAAACTGACCAGGAACCTGCATAGTACAGCGATGAGTCAGTAAAACACGGGGGAAAAAAAGTGTGATCAACTGACACCTTACTATAGAAAGAGATGTCATGTTTATGTTGATTATCTCCTGTAAAAGCAGCCAACCATGAGTGAAATGTTTTGCGTTATATAACAATGTTCAAAGGTCGACGAAGCAACTTAGAGATAAGCTCAGACACTATCAGAGATTTTTACTTCCTtcttctgctgtcagcgatggcgtctgggGATCTGAGAGCTGAGCTGAAATGTTCCGTCTGTtggaacatttatacagatcctgtaatgctgaaatgtggtcacaacttctgccgggtctgtattgactgtgtgctggatacacaggaggggtctggaggatattcctgtcctgtatgtagagagaagtttcaggatcgctctgcactgcacaggaacataacactacatAACATAGCAGAGAATTTGGTGTCTGATCATTCAGATGAGGAGGAGTCCAGGGTCTTCTGTACTCAttgtgtggactctcctgtacctgctgttagatcctgtctgctctgtgaggtttctctgtgtgataaacacctgaaagTCCACAAAAAGTCaccagaacacatcttatgtgaccccaccttgtccatggagagcaggaaatgctccgtccataagaagatcctggagtattactgcactgaggatgagaccTGTATCTGTATTTCTTGTTGTATGATTGGAGGACATAAAGGGCACGAGATGGagtcactggatgaggcttctgagaagaagaaggagacactgaggaatatTCTGCAGAGACatctgacaaagagagaggagacggaggaaagagtccagagtctgcaggaacaaaggaggaaagtagaagaaaaagcagctggtgacaccgagagagtcactgccctgtttatagatcTCAGGAAACGTCTGGAAGATCTGGAGAAGAGAGTTCTGAGGGACATCACCGGGCAGGTAGTGTGGGTCTCTAGCTCCATATTGGATttcatccgggatctggaaataaagaaggaggagctgtccaggaagatgcgtcacattgagaagctgtgtaacatgacggatccactgactgtcttacaggaatcagacacaggtgacttgtgtgatactgaggatggagataatgaggacagagatgAATTGTTTGAAATTGAGGAAGAAGATAACGAGGAATCAGACAGAGGTGATTCAAGTGATACGGAGGATGAAGATAATgcggaatcagacacaggtgacttgtgtgatactgaggatggagataatgaggacagagagagacatgaggaactcctccatgatggagggggtctggatgtggcgggggtcttacacacaggtttatctgatataataacagaggtaaatgtatacttctatatacagggagctgcagacatattactggatgtaaacacagctcacAAGGATCTATATACATCAGATGACAGGAAGACTGTCTCCAGGTCAGATATAGACCAGAAtcacccagaaacaccagagagatttagGTTTTGGCCTCAGGTGTtaagcagtcagagtttctcctcagggagacattactgggaagtggatgtcggagGATTAGATAaatggagagtcgggatgtgttaccccagtatggACAGGGGAGGAGGGCAGTCACTGATTGGATGTAATAGCAAGTCTTGGGGTTTGTACAGGAATGATAATCAGTATTGGGTAATACATAACAGTAACTGGATCCCTTTACCTGCCAATATCTCCAGTTACACAGTCAgaatatatctggattatgaggccgggcggatctccttttatgatctgtgtgacccgatcagACACCtctacaccttcaccaccaccttcactgagcccctccatgctgtgttAGGTGTATGGGAAGGTTGTATAAAAATATGTGGGTGGAACCAAGAGCTGTGAGAATTCCACCCAAAGTTTGGTGACATCACAGGGATGGGTGGAGGGAAAGTTTCTGTGTTCAGCCATTGCTTGCATGAGGTGGTGACTCTGTCATGGGAGAAATATGAGGGCTTTTATTGCGGTCTTTCTTGGGAAAACACCTGGCTGTGTCTAACTTAAGAACTTACCAGGAAGAAACATGCCGTAAATAAGAATCATAAAAGTATCAGAGCTCTTTTTCTGTATACTGGCTCTGAGTCAAAAGACAGTAGTGAAGCAAAAGCATTGGTAGGACAGCCAGGGAACTAGATTTCTTAAAAGGAGAGTTTAGCAATGGCAGCCCCCCATGATTCTCTCATGACAGATAATACATTTTAATTTCTTATAGTTAATGATCAACTGACAATTATAGCTGCCAGGTGTGCCTGCCtggtttccagggacagtcccaggATTTAGAGGGTTGTCTCTGGAAATTGTGcatattttattattaattcataCAGAGAGATTTTATTATAATTTGTATTACAGAGTAAATTCACCTTCATGATATTAATAAACAGTGATAGAAACATGAAATTGAGAAATAATGCTTTCAGTCCTGGAAATACACGTCTCCTTTATACAGAATTCTGGGAAATCTCAGAAAGAAAATATAAGGATTAAAAAGGTCACTTCAGATATAACCTGAAGCTAAACAGTGACCTTGCAAAATAAAACTTATAGGCCAATTCAGTACCACGCCAACGGCGACTCACATGGATGGCCCCTAAAATAGGCGAAGGAGAGGGCAGCTGGTCATCATCTCaccccctcttcctctttcttccGCTCATCTCTTGAAGGGTCATCCCCTATGCACTAGCTAATCCTacccccttcttcctcctccccctcccccacactcctCCTCCtttaaaccccccctttttttttatatatataatacccCGAGAAGGTTAAACAGAAATTTTCCTAGCCTGCTTTTGACCCGAACTCTATAAACTAGTATCTATGTGCTCAGGATCGAGAGGACCTGAGAAGGAACTTGACACAGATGGTTAGTGATTGTTTACGCTTGTGTGCTCTTTACTGTTCTCTGTTCCCTTTGGGCCTTGCCCATAAAGTTATTGTTTTGTCTATAAATGTGAATGATTCATGGAATCCGTTTCTTTATGTACTTCTTACATGCATTCAATAAaatgtttgtggaaaaaaaaaaaaataaaaaaataaggtcaCTTCAGTTGGAGACTTTGCGTTGCTTTTCTAGCCATCTGTAGTTCTTTTCCAAATGCTGTTCCAGaaagaaatgtttaaataaaaaatagtcTTTTAAAATTTAGTAATAGGGACCAATTATGATAAGTACAGTAGCAAATCTGACTCAATTTGAGTTGCAAGGGGTTTTGTTTAGAATTATGTTGCAGatctatggtggggggggggggaaacctggTTATTAAATGTGGGTCATGTTTAGGGATAATAACCAAGCTATTGTAATAAAATAAGGCATTGAATACCAAGCCCCATCACAGTAGACCCACAGTATGTCAATGTtccaatgtgtaaaaaaaacaaacaaacaaacaaacaaaacaaaaaataatagtgGGGAGGAGGTCATCTTTAaaacggaactttacccataacaacttgcttctttatgggggctgccattttgctgaagcccagagcccctaaaacagcagtaaatcatgCCAGGATTGCCAACTGTCAGATTTTCTTgtgccctcaaccaaactgtcaaatggccggtgtcataaatgatcacatgagcagcaccatggcagttgcaattTAAACAGAAGCGGCTTTCTTAGCTGTAAAGGATAGgcgggtttaatgtcactttaaggctgtcagaagATCAACATCTACAAATTCAACAGTGCCTAAAAATACCTAAAATgcaagagcaactgagcatgtgcagagcagggtgaaagtgtattactagattttaagctgtatagacactttttttttttatgatttacatagctatacctgcagaaTGGTCCAGCCTGAAGTTATCtggcaggacttcattttctgactaaagttccactttaagtagctTTGAggacaaaatatattaaaacacaaatcatttaaccccttgccaacagtagcactttaaagcggaggtccacccaattTTATAAGTTTTGCTCAATCAAATTGCATAAATGTATTCATTCctaaactgaactttttttttttttatcatgtgtaCCTGTGTATTTCTGCTTTTCATCTTAGTTTCCGGTATATCACCCCTGCAGGTATTTTGCGGGTATATACGTAATGTCCTGTgcgccgcactggctcctgggagctcgTGTCATTGTTTCCAGGAGTCATTGCGGGTTCTCGCGGGATTTGGAAAGATGAACTTCCTACaatgccgcccgttgtgatggcaaccaggaaGTTTACGACGCTCCGCGCTGTTACAACTGAGCGTGCACGGGAGCGAGCAaggaatgctggtagctcagcatcactggaaccaggaagttaatgcttgtgggcttcaaatgcccacaagcaagatgaaaatggCCGTCCACATTTTTTTATAACTTCTTCTTTACAACGAAACCGGAAATTGGGAGAGATAATTCACCAAAACAGTGAGTGTGCCAATGTTAATATGTGATGGTGttaatgtttggaaaaaaaaaaaaaaaacacacgtcagtggacctccactttaaggggctcttaaagtgttttttttggggggttaaattcagatcctggtcccttaaagcagattaactacttcaatacaagacaccccccttcctgcccaagccaaattttcagctttcagtgctgtcgctgtttaaatgacaattgcaaggtcatgctacactgtacccaaataactaaatgtttattttgttcccacaaatagagctttcttttggtggtatttgatcacctctgcatttatattttgctaaacaaataaaaaaagacttaaaattaaaaaaaaaaaaaaaacacgtttcttttgtttccgttataaaattttgtaaataagtatgttttctccttcactgatgggcactgataaggcggcactgacgatgggcactggtagtcagcactgatgggcactcatgggtggcattgataggcgacactgaaaggctgcactgatgggtacttatgggtggcactgatagatggcattgataggcatcactgatggcactggcatgcATTTgggatgggtactgattggcagctgcccgatggtctagggtggcatccctgTTGGTCCTGGCGGTATCCTGGGTGGGCataggaggggggggctgtgctgataaatcagcacagacccccgcccctgtcaggagagcagtctatcagctctcctctacgtctgtcagacgcgagtgaggaaaagctaatcaatggctcttcccaattgcattgtgatcagccgtgattggacatggctgattatGTGATGCGAACccccgatcgccgcgatgcacaccCCCAATCGCCGCGATGCACACCCCCATGGGCACGTGAGAGCAGTCGTTcaggagggccgtcatatgacgtccacccagaatgagagccgcgccgcccagccgtTACTTGAAGGCCGgcaggcgggaagaggttaaacagcacagtgcttgtgctatatAATCTGCCCACCTCTAAACTATAAACCTCCCTGAATCTGCCACTTTCTGTATCCCCTCTCTGTACGGACCATGAAAATCAGGACTCCTGggccctgaccaccatggtcagagtGCATTCCTCTGTCATACGCAGCTGTTCCCTCTGCTCTACTCCTTCCTCATCAGCTACCTCTGTGTCCCTGTCTCCGCCCTCCTCgctattattattaaaaataaaaaaactacaatggtcactgccagcccctctaataGAGCCTGGCATATCACACTATGtaagtcatttaaaaaaaggagCGTTGTAAATACCTCTTTGGAGCTATcatcaggccggtcacgtgacttatGGCTGCTTTAGAGCTCGGGGACAGGGCTTCTGTGGGAGGGTCCGAGATCTTCCTCTGACTTTAGAgtgagatctcggcccctcccgcagaGGCCATGTAAACACCTTAAGTCATCAGAGTCAGGATTACCATTCAAGTGATCACAGCATTTAGCCGTCACAGAGTCTGTAGACTCCTTTTGTAGAAATACCACACTGTGCTATCCTGCCCTTGCCCAAACCATTATTGAAAAATATATTCAAACTTTAACTCTCAGGTATGGTTTGGTAGAAAAaaagtgttcagcagcaggacaattttgTATGAACACATTGAAATGCAGAGACACAAAGTATAGGAAGGAAAAGTGCTTTTCTGCCAAAAATTACAGTATCAGCTCAGACACaggtgtgtaaaaataaaatccaGTGGCAGGATTGTTCCTAAACAGCTAGAATAGGCCCACACTTAGAGACACAAGACAGGCATTTcaaaaaaatggcaataaaaatTACTAGTCTTACATTTGAgatgaagtagcaaaaaaaaaaaaaaaaaaattgaccaggGAAAGAACAGTATGTGTAGAACAGACTCAGATGATTGTAAAAATCAAGGCAAATATTttcttgcagtaaaaaaaaaaaaaaaatgaagt is a window from the Aquarana catesbeiana isolate 2022-GZ linkage group LG03, ASM4218655v1, whole genome shotgun sequence genome containing:
- the LOC141134943 gene encoding E3 ubiquitin-protein ligase TRIM39-like, which gives rise to MASGDLRAELKCSVCWNIYTDPVMLKCGHNFCRVCIDCVLDTQEGSGGYSCPVCREKFQDRSALHRNITLHNIAENLVSDHSDEEESRVFCTHCVDSPVPAVRSCLLCEVSLCDKHLKVHKKSPEHILCDPTLSMESRKCSVHKKILEYYCTEDETCICISCCMIGGHKGHEMESLDEASEKKKETLRNILQRHLTKREETEERVQSLQEQRRKVEEKAAGDTERVTALFIDLRKRLEDLEKRVLRDITGQVVWVSSSILDFIRDLEIKKEELSRKMRHIEKLCNMTDPLTVLQESDTGDLCDTEDGDNEDRDELFEIEEEDNEESDRGDSSDTEDEDNAESDTGDLCDTEDGDNEDRERHEELLHDGGGLDVAGVLHTGLSDIITEVNVYFYIQGAADILLDVNTAHKDLYTSDDRKTVSRSDIDQNHPETPERFRFWPQVLSSQSFSSGRHYWEVDVGGLDKWRVGMCYPSMDRGGGQSLIGCNSKSWGLYRNDNQYWVIHNSNWIPLPANISSYTVRIYLDYEAGRISFYDLCDPIRHLYTFTTTFTEPLHAVLGVWEGCIKICGWNQEL